One stretch of Amycolatopsis sp. NBC_00345 DNA includes these proteins:
- a CDS encoding methyltransferase domain-containing protein produces the protein MGTQRLRRRLVKHLVEQDVLHDAHWVEAFRSVPRHVFLPRFFLPSDRGWTAMDAGDPGWLEQVYSPEVLVTQLDDDPSLWDEARRGPVPGIPSSSSSMPAIMAIMLEELRVGDGQRVLEIGTGTGYNAGLLSHRCGSGQVSTVDIDAELVTAAREHLQACGYAPSCAVGDGALGFPAGVLFDRVLCTASVSAIPPAWLEQTVPGGLVVTTLNRPLGAGLVRLVAGEGAKGTGRVLARDGRFMPLRAHRRAEPAALPAPDDADWRPTRLPMSRLVKPERKFEFFASLELPDVHPVREKPSSGTSVVLTRADPGPIALTHPDGSWVRCRKAGETFEVAQGGPRALWDLAERAYVLWKSLGKPERDRFGLTVDGSHQEFWLDEPDGLRWPLVA, from the coding sequence ATGGGCACGCAACGGCTGCGCCGTCGGCTGGTCAAGCACCTCGTCGAACAGGACGTGCTGCACGACGCGCACTGGGTCGAGGCCTTCCGTTCGGTGCCACGGCACGTGTTCCTGCCGCGGTTCTTCCTGCCGTCCGACCGCGGCTGGACCGCGATGGACGCCGGCGACCCCGGCTGGCTGGAGCAGGTCTACTCGCCGGAAGTACTGGTCACCCAGCTGGACGACGACCCGTCGCTCTGGGACGAGGCCCGCCGGGGCCCCGTCCCCGGGATACCCAGCAGCTCGTCGAGCATGCCCGCGATCATGGCGATCATGCTCGAAGAGCTGCGCGTGGGCGACGGGCAGCGCGTGCTGGAGATCGGCACCGGCACGGGGTACAACGCGGGGCTGCTGAGCCACCGCTGCGGCTCCGGCCAGGTGTCCACTGTGGACATCGATGCCGAGCTGGTGACGGCAGCGCGCGAACACCTGCAAGCGTGCGGCTACGCGCCGTCGTGCGCGGTGGGCGACGGCGCGCTCGGCTTCCCGGCAGGCGTGCTGTTCGACCGGGTGCTGTGCACGGCGTCGGTCTCGGCGATCCCGCCGGCGTGGCTGGAGCAGACCGTGCCGGGCGGTCTGGTGGTGACGACGTTGAACCGGCCGCTGGGCGCGGGCCTGGTGCGCCTGGTCGCGGGCGAAGGCGCGAAGGGCACCGGCCGCGTACTGGCCCGCGACGGCCGGTTCATGCCGCTACGCGCCCACCGCCGCGCCGAACCCGCAGCACTGCCGGCTCCCGACGACGCGGACTGGCGCCCCACGCGTCTGCCGATGTCGCGGCTGGTGAAGCCGGAGCGCAAGTTCGAGTTCTTCGCGTCGCTGGAACTGCCGGACGTGCACCCGGTCCGCGAAAAACCGTCCAGCGGCACGTCTGTGGTCCTGACCCGCGCCGACCCGGGCCCGATAGCGCTGACCCACCCCGACGGCTCGTGGGTCCGCTGCCGCAAGGCGGGCGAGACGTTCGAGGTCGCCCAAGGCGGCCCGCGCGCGCTGTGGGACCTGGCCGAACGCGCGTACGTGCTGTGGAAGTCGCTGGGCAAGCCCGAGCGTGACCGCTTCGGCCTGACCGTGGACGGCTCGCACCAGGAGTTCTGGCTCGACGAGCCGGACGGGCTGCGGTGGCCGCTGGTTGCTTGA